One genomic region from Campylobacter concisus encodes:
- a CDS encoding NAD(P)-dependent oxidoreductase produces the protein MISFGSGAEYGKHKPIINAREDYYKEALPLDEYGFYKAITSHYIEDCADNIIQLRLFGIYGEMENYRYKFITNAVVKNLLHLPITINQNVFFDYMYVEDLLNIVEFYIENDARHKIYNASSGTKVDLLSLAALVNEASDFKSEIIALNEGLNNEYTSDNSLLKSEMKDKFKLTPHLEVIGKIRKYFKQNFTSLDLDTIKKDPYLGKINEIWKGKK, from the coding sequence ATCATATCGTTTGGAAGCGGTGCGGAATACGGAAAACACAAGCCGATAATAAATGCTCGCGAGGATTATTATAAAGAGGCGCTTCCGCTTGATGAATACGGTTTTTACAAAGCTATCACGTCGCATTACATTGAGGATTGTGCGGATAATATTATCCAGCTTCGTTTATTTGGAATTTACGGCGAAATGGAGAATTACCGCTATAAATTTATCACAAATGCCGTAGTAAAAAACCTACTGCACCTACCCATCACGATCAATCAAAATGTATTTTTTGATTATATGTATGTTGAGGATCTGCTAAACATAGTGGAATTTTATATAGAAAATGATGCACGGCATAAAATTTACAACGCAAGCAGCGGGACAAAAGTAGATTTGCTTAGCCTAGCTGCGCTAGTAAATGAGGCGAGCGATTTTAAATCTGAGATAATCGCTCTAAATGAAGGGCTGAATAACGAATACACTTCTGACAACAGCCTATTAAAATCTGAAATGAAAGATAAATTTAAGCTTACGCCGCATTTGGAAGTGATTGGTAAAATTCGTAAATATTTTAAGCAAAATTTTACTAGCCTAGACTTAGATACCATAAAAAAAGACCCATATTTGGGAAAAATCAATGAAATTTGGAAAGGTAAAAAATGA
- a CDS encoding NAD-dependent epimerase/dehydratase family protein — MNLFITGGSGFIGSHLKKRFALNRNFNVFAPKSSELNLTDESAVDDFVRGHKIDTIVHLANRGGGRDTLDMTNVTEYNLRIFFNIAKQKKRLQRSYRLEAVRNTENTSR; from the coding sequence ATGAATCTCTTCATCACGGGCGGTAGCGGTTTTATCGGTTCGCATCTAAAAAAGCGTTTTGCGCTAAATAGAAATTTTAACGTTTTCGCTCCAAAAAGCAGCGAGCTAAATTTGACTGACGAAAGCGCGGTTGACGATTTTGTCCGTGGGCATAAAATCGATACTATCGTCCATCTAGCTAATCGTGGCGGCGGTCGTGATACGCTGGATATGACAAATGTGACTGAGTACAATTTGCGGATTTTTTTCAATATTGCTAAGCAAAAAAAAAGGTTGCAAAGATCATATCGTTTGGAAGCGGTGCGGAATACGGAAAACACAAGCCGATAA
- a CDS encoding aldolase/citrate lyase family protein, producing MNVLEYEMIDILKRLKDEYGVFEIKAEYENEGSRQEELCRLKDITSKVGLPIIMKIGGVEAVTDIYNAITLGVNGIIAPMAETKFAVSKFLGAINTFVAEDNRNDIEFAINVETITCYDNFDDILSLSNINILSGVTIGRVDFTSSMGKDRSFADSDEMLRYCENIFTKARAKGLKCGLGGAISAKSCDFIKYLISKGLLDKYETRKIVYHKDAINNMEAGILAGVEFELAWLKSKRRYYHRIKSEDEKRIEMLEKRLSNK from the coding sequence ATGAATGTTTTAGAATACGAGATGATCGATATTCTTAAAAGACTTAAAGACGAATACGGTGTTTTTGAGATTAAAGCAGAGTACGAGAATGAAGGTAGTAGGCAGGAGGAACTTTGTAGACTAAAAGATATTACCTCTAAAGTTGGGCTTCCTATTATTATGAAAATTGGAGGTGTCGAAGCGGTAACCGATATATATAACGCTATTACTCTAGGTGTAAATGGTATCATAGCGCCGATGGCAGAAACAAAATTTGCCGTTAGTAAATTTTTGGGAGCTATAAACACTTTCGTTGCTGAGGATAATCGCAATGACATAGAATTTGCGATCAATGTAGAGACCATAACCTGCTATGATAATTTTGATGATATTCTTTCCTTGTCTAATATAAATATTCTTTCTGGCGTAACAATTGGAAGAGTTGATTTTACAAGTTCGATGGGTAAAGATAGGAGCTTTGCAGATAGCGATGAAATGCTAAGATATTGTGAAAATATTTTTACTAAAGCGAGAGCTAAGGGATTAAAATGCGGTTTAGGTGGAGCCATATCCGCAAAGTCGTGCGATTTTATTAAATATCTCATTTCCAAAGGACTGCTTGATAAATACGAAACGCGAAAGATTGTCTATCATAAAGACGCAATAAATAATATGGAGGCTGGAATTTTAGCCGGTGTGGAATTTGAATTAGCCTGGCTTAAAAGCAAACGTAGGTATTATCACAGAATCAAGTCCGAGGATGAGAAGAGAATCGAAATGCTTGAAAAAAGGCTAAGCAACAAATGA
- a CDS encoding HAD-IIA family hydrolase: protein MNKAVVFDLDGTIYFGSKIANFALQTIDELQSNGYNVLFFTNNSTKTRSEILDKLIHMGIRTTVDKVYTSAYASAIFLQRNDLRNIFLVGSHGFKSELTNVDINVEDEYSCEAVVIGLDLNFNYEILSRALIALQKSRRIIVANTDKNFPVESGLLRPGANAMLSAILGSIDEEIKLDIVGKPNPFMLEILCKDWGLDKQHIVVVGDRMESDMAMAKNFNCKGILVGNDITLLDVKNKILRS, encoded by the coding sequence ATGAATAAAGCTGTAGTTTTTGACTTAGATGGGACTATTTATTTTGGGAGTAAAATTGCCAATTTTGCTTTGCAAACTATAGATGAGCTTCAATCCAATGGTTATAATGTCTTATTTTTTACTAATAATTCAACTAAAACAAGATCTGAAATTTTAGATAAATTAATTCATATGGGTATAAGAACTACTGTAGATAAAGTATATACCTCAGCTTATGCTAGTGCTATATTTTTGCAAAGAAATGATCTAAGAAATATATTTTTAGTTGGTAGCCATGGTTTTAAAAGCGAATTAACGAATGTAGACATAAATGTCGAGGATGAGTATAGTTGTGAAGCCGTGGTAATTGGACTCGATTTAAATTTTAACTATGAGATTTTGTCAAGAGCTCTTATTGCATTACAAAAATCTCGTAGAATAATAGTAGCAAATACAGATAAAAATTTTCCAGTAGAAAGTGGTCTTTTAAGACCCGGCGCCAATGCTATGCTAAGTGCAATACTTGGTAGTATTGATGAGGAAATTAAGCTGGATATAGTAGGAAAGCCAAATCCTTTTATGCTCGAAATTTTATGTAAGGATTGGGGGCTTGATAAACAGCATATCGTTGTGGTAGGTGATAGGATGGAAAGTGATATGGCTATGGCAAAGAATTTTAATTGTAAAGGAATTCTAGTTGGCAATGATATTACATTGCTGGATGTTAAGAATAAAATTTTAAGGAGCTAA
- a CDS encoding thiamine pyrophosphate-binding protein, giving the protein MIKVSDFIAKFIAEHKDTAKTVFMVSGGGNMHLIDSLGKNKNLEYVCNHHEQACAIAAEGYARVSNKIGIAYVTTGPGGTNAITGIYGAWVDSIPMMIISGQVKFQTTIVSQPELNLRQLGDQEVNIVDIVRPITKYTVMITDKNSIKFHLQKAVYEAKHGRPGPVWLDVPLDIQGAMVDEADLIEFEIPEEPKFDTKIPQILDALKVAERPVIIAGNGVTLAGANEDFLKLIKILKIPVISTFARYDIVRNDHELFFGRYGTIGNRAANFVVQNSDLIISIGARLNIRAVSYNWEFFGREAKKILVDIDQNELDKKTIAADIKIKSDAKVFISDLRSALKDKLDFGAWLEICKNYRKNYPTIEPFRQNVKEWVDSYNFFDVLSNNKRDLVYVFGNGTACVSSYQSLRIYENQKVVVNSGCASMGYDLPAAIGACFANGKKDTICVTGEGSLQMNIQEFQTIIHNKLPIKIFVLNNAGYISIRNTQNNFFKGHKVGSDKDSGVSFPDTVKLAQAYGFEACRIENQLNLKRELEEILSKPGAIVCEIMLSSTEKMEPKLSSKIKPDGKMISKPLEDMFPFLPREEFYKNMIIRPVDE; this is encoded by the coding sequence ATGATAAAAGTTAGCGATTTTATAGCAAAATTTATAGCCGAGCATAAAGATACAGCAAAGACTGTATTTATGGTCTCGGGTGGTGGCAATATGCACTTAATAGATTCGCTTGGTAAAAATAAAAATTTAGAGTATGTCTGCAACCATCATGAACAGGCTTGTGCGATAGCTGCAGAAGGTTATGCACGTGTCTCAAATAAGATCGGTATCGCGTATGTTACCACGGGTCCTGGCGGGACGAATGCGATTACTGGTATTTACGGTGCTTGGGTGGATTCTATCCCTATGATGATCATATCGGGGCAGGTAAAATTCCAAACGACCATTGTTTCACAACCAGAGTTAAATTTACGTCAGCTTGGTGATCAAGAGGTTAATATCGTTGACATCGTAAGACCTATCACAAAATACACCGTAATGATAACTGATAAAAATAGCATAAAATTTCATCTGCAAAAAGCTGTTTATGAGGCTAAACATGGCAGACCCGGACCCGTATGGCTGGATGTGCCACTAGACATACAAGGTGCTATGGTGGATGAAGCGGATTTGATAGAATTTGAAATCCCAGAAGAGCCTAAATTTGATACAAAAATCCCGCAGATTTTAGATGCGTTAAAAGTTGCTGAACGTCCCGTAATTATTGCTGGTAACGGCGTAACGCTTGCCGGTGCGAATGAAGATTTTCTAAAACTAATCAAAATTTTAAAAATCCCTGTTATCAGTACTTTTGCTAGATACGATATCGTTAGAAATGACCATGAGTTGTTTTTTGGTAGATATGGCACTATCGGCAATAGAGCGGCAAATTTTGTTGTGCAGAATTCCGATCTCATCATTTCCATAGGTGCTAGATTAAATATCCGTGCAGTCAGCTATAACTGGGAATTCTTCGGCAGAGAAGCCAAAAAAATTTTAGTCGATATCGACCAAAACGAACTAGACAAAAAAACTATTGCTGCAGATATTAAGATAAAATCCGATGCGAAGGTTTTTATATCGGATTTACGATCTGCGCTGAAAGATAAGCTGGATTTTGGAGCTTGGCTTGAAATTTGTAAAAATTACAGAAAGAATTATCCTACGATTGAGCCTTTTAGACAAAATGTAAAAGAGTGGGTTGATTCATATAATTTTTTCGATGTGCTATCTAATAATAAACGAGATTTAGTTTATGTATTTGGTAACGGCACAGCATGTGTTTCATCGTATCAAAGCTTGCGCATATATGAGAATCAAAAGGTGGTAGTAAATTCAGGTTGCGCTTCTATGGGATATGACCTGCCTGCTGCAATCGGTGCTTGTTTTGCAAATGGTAAAAAAGATACTATTTGCGTTACTGGTGAAGGTAGCTTGCAGATGAATATTCAAGAGTTTCAGACGATAATTCATAATAAGCTCCCAATCAAAATCTTTGTGCTGAATAATGCTGGTTATATTTCTATCAGAAATACTCAAAATAACTTTTTCAAAGGCCACAAGGTAGGCTCAGATAAAGATAGCGGCGTGAGTTTTCCGGATACTGTTAAGCTAGCACAGGCATATGGCTTTGAAGCTTGTAGGATAGAAAATCAGCTAAATTTAAAAAGGGAGCTGGAAGAAATTCTATCCAAACCAGGCGCGATAGTTTGCGAAATAATGCTTTCGTCTACTGAAAAAATGGAGCCAAAATTATCGTCAAAGATAAAGCCTGACGGCAAAATGATTTCAAAGCCACTTGAGGATATGTTTCCGTTTTTACCGCGAGAAGAATTCTATAAAAATATGATAATTAGACCAGTAGATGAATAA
- the rfbG gene encoding CDP-glucose 4,6-dehydratase — protein sequence MFEDFYSGKSVLVTGHTGFKGSWLVYWLTNMGANVVGYSNEIPTKPSHFELLNLDIKSIFGDIRDTERMELAIKEVKPDIVFHLAAQPLVRLSYKNPIETYETNVIGTLKVFEACRKNNVKAIVNITSDKCYENKEWVWGYRENDPMGGYDPYSSSKGCAEILTSSYRNSFFNLDEYKKSHETLLASARAGNVIGGGDWADDRLICDVIRAASKSEVVSIRNPKATRPWQHVLEPLSGYLLLGQRLLEGKKEFADGWNFGPSEEGNYNVGDVLLELKKHWDKVEFKFEANSQNPHEANLLKLDCSKANIKLGWKPTWDSKTAFERTIKWYKSFYENNKIDTEQNLKDYIKEMV from the coding sequence ATGTTCGAAGATTTTTATAGCGGAAAGAGTGTTTTAGTAACGGGACATACTGGCTTCAAAGGCTCATGGCTAGTGTATTGGCTTACAAATATGGGGGCGAATGTAGTTGGATACTCAAATGAAATTCCAACAAAGCCAAGTCATTTTGAGTTGTTAAATTTAGACATAAAAAGTATTTTTGGCGATATAAGAGATACTGAAAGGATGGAGCTTGCTATAAAAGAGGTGAAGCCAGATATCGTCTTTCACTTAGCAGCTCAACCACTTGTAAGATTGTCATATAAAAATCCTATTGAAACTTACGAAACGAATGTCATTGGTACGCTAAAAGTTTTTGAAGCATGCAGGAAAAATAATGTCAAGGCTATCGTCAATATCACTAGCGATAAATGCTACGAAAATAAAGAGTGGGTTTGGGGATACCGAGAGAACGATCCTATGGGTGGATACGATCCATACAGCTCCTCAAAGGGTTGCGCCGAAATTTTAACTAGCTCGTATAGAAATTCGTTTTTTAATTTGGACGAATATAAAAAATCTCATGAGACGCTACTCGCGAGTGCTAGGGCAGGGAATGTCATAGGTGGCGGAGACTGGGCGGATGATAGGCTTATTTGTGATGTTATTAGGGCGGCATCTAAAAGCGAAGTTGTATCGATAAGGAATCCAAAAGCTACTCGTCCATGGCAACATGTGCTTGAGCCCCTAAGCGGTTATTTGCTTTTAGGGCAGAGGTTGTTGGAAGGCAAAAAGGAATTTGCTGATGGTTGGAATTTTGGTCCTAGCGAAGAGGGTAATTATAATGTAGGTGATGTTTTGTTGGAGCTTAAAAAACATTGGGATAAAGTTGAGTTTAAGTTTGAGGCAAACTCGCAAAATCCTCATGAAGCAAATTTGTTAAAGCTTGATTGCTCGAAAGCAAATATAAAACTTGGTTGGAAACCCACGTGGGATAGTAAGACTGCTTTTGAGAGAACTATAAAATGGTATAAAAGTTTTTATGAAAACAATAAAATAGATACTGAACAAAATTTAAAAGATTATATAAAAGAGATGGTGTGA
- the rfbF gene encoding glucose-1-phosphate cytidylyltransferase, whose product MKVLLLAGGFGTRLAEETSVRPKPMVEIGGRPIIWHIMKIYSQYGFNEFVILLGYKGYYIKEYFANYFLHRSDVTIDLKTNNMTIHNNFSENWKITLLDTGLETMTGGRIKRAKEYIGGETFMLTYGDGVSDINIKNLVEFHKSHGKLATMTAFQPDGRFGALDINNDNIITSFLEKPKGDGNWINAGFFVCEPKVLDYITNGDATIFEKEPLSNLAKDRQLCAFKHNGFWKPMDALRDKQVLEKMWDSGKAPWKTW is encoded by the coding sequence ATGAAAGTATTATTATTAGCTGGTGGTTTTGGAACTAGGCTTGCCGAGGAAACATCTGTTAGACCAAAACCTATGGTTGAAATAGGCGGTAGACCAATAATTTGGCATATAATGAAAATTTATAGCCAGTATGGATTTAATGAATTCGTAATCTTGCTTGGTTATAAGGGTTACTACATAAAAGAGTATTTTGCTAATTATTTTTTACATAGAAGTGATGTTACGATTGATCTAAAAACGAATAATATGACTATTCACAATAACTTTAGTGAGAATTGGAAAATAACGCTTCTTGATACTGGATTAGAAACAATGACTGGTGGTAGAATAAAAAGAGCTAAGGAATATATAGGTGGTGAAACTTTTATGCTAACTTACGGAGATGGCGTGAGCGATATAAATATAAAAAATTTGGTTGAATTTCATAAATCTCATGGTAAATTGGCTACAATGACTGCATTCCAGCCTGATGGGAGATTTGGAGCATTAGACATAAATAATGATAATATTATTACATCATTTTTAGAAAAACCAAAAGGTGATGGGAATTGGATAAATGCGGGTTTTTTTGTATGTGAACCAAAGGTACTTGATTATATTACTAATGGAGATGCAACTATTTTTGAAAAGGAGCCGCTTTCAAATTTAGCCAAAGATAGGCAGCTTTGTGCATTTAAACACAATGGTTTTTGGAAACCCATGGATGCCTTGAGAGATAAACAGGTTTTGGAAAAAATGTGGGATAGCGGCAAAGCGCCTTGGAAAACGTGGTAA
- a CDS encoding phosphomannomutase/phosphoglucomutase codes for MIEEIFREYDIRGILGQDLNETSVKAIGLNLGREMLRRGAKNVSVGYDARLSANEIFGWLVSGLNLVGIKVYDIGLLPTPVGYFSVFTDKFDANVMITGSHNPKEYNGFKITIFKDSYFGEDLQKLKVAVLDDIAAKTQIPDDLRAEKFDIATPYKNFFIEQFAHLKALPLKIVIDCANGAVGAMLPEICEALNLDAKILYPQPDGNFPNHHPDPSEEKNLIDLKAALKGEFDIGFGFDGDGDRIAVLTKKRNIKGDELAYLYSLAMKTPRVLGEVKCSQNMYDEIDAHGGKSFMGKTGHSNIKKAMKELNIDMAAEVSGHIFFKERYFGFDDATYAMFRALELVAKGFNLDGELDKLPKVFSTDEIKIKTTDAQKFKLVAKLKEVLVEIYEKGDAQNLLAGLCKIAEIIDIDGVRVRFEDGSWALVRASNTTPTIVTRFEAKNEEVLNKIQNKISKILMDVIY; via the coding sequence TTTTTAGAGAATACGATATACGCGGGATTTTAGGGCAAGATTTAAACGAAACTAGCGTCAAGGCGATCGGGTTAAATTTGGGCCGAGAAATGCTACGCCGAGGCGCAAAAAACGTTAGCGTAGGATATGACGCTAGGCTAAGCGCAAATGAGATTTTCGGCTGGCTGGTTAGCGGGTTAAATTTAGTTGGGATCAAAGTTTACGATATCGGTTTGCTACCGACGCCGGTCGGATATTTTAGCGTGTTTACGGACAAATTTGACGCAAACGTAATGATAACCGGCTCTCATAATCCAAAAGAGTACAACGGTTTTAAAATCACGATTTTTAAGGATAGTTACTTCGGCGAGGATTTGCAAAAGTTAAAAGTCGCCGTGCTAGACGACATCGCGGCAAAAACGCAAATCCCGGATGATTTGAGAGCTGAAAAATTTGATATCGCGACTCCTTATAAAAATTTTTTTATAGAGCAGTTTGCGCATTTAAAAGCCTTACCGCTTAAAATCGTCATTGACTGCGCAAACGGAGCGGTTGGAGCGATGTTGCCCGAAATTTGCGAGGCGTTAAATTTGGATGCGAAAATTTTATATCCACAGCCCGACGGAAACTTCCCAAATCATCACCCAGATCCAAGTGAAGAAAAAAACTTAATCGATCTAAAAGCTGCGCTAAAGGGTGAATTTGACATAGGATTTGGCTTTGACGGCGACGGCGACCGTATCGCGGTTCTAACAAAAAAACGCAACATAAAAGGCGACGAGCTAGCCTATCTATATAGCCTCGCGATGAAAACTCCGCGAGTTCTCGGCGAGGTCAAATGCTCGCAAAATATGTACGACGAGATCGACGCGCACGGCGGTAAAAGCTTCATGGGTAAGACTGGCCACAGTAACATCAAAAAGGCGATGAAAGAGCTAAATATCGACATGGCGGCCGAGGTGAGCGGGCATATTTTCTTTAAGGAGCGGTATTTTGGCTTTGATGATGCGACGTACGCGATGTTTCGTGCGCTAGAGCTTGTGGCTAAGGGCTTTAACCTAGACGGCGAGCTTGATAAACTGCCAAAGGTCTTTAGCACCGACGAGATAAAAATAAAAACGACCGACGCGCAAAAATTTAAGCTGGTTGCAAAGCTAAAAGAGGTTTTGGTTGAAATTTACGAGAAGGGCGATGCCCAAAATTTGCTAGCAGGCCTATGTAAGATAGCCGAAATCATCGACATAGACGGCGTTAGAGTGAGATTTGAGGACGGCAGCTGGGCGCTAGTGCGAGCCTCGAATACTACGCCGACTATCGTCACGAGATTTGAGGCTAAGAATGAAGAGGTATTAAATAAAATACAAAACAAGATTAGTAAGATTTTAATGGATGTAATATATTAA